Below is a genomic region from Eupeodes corollae chromosome 1, idEupCoro1.1, whole genome shotgun sequence.
aatttttatttgtgatattATTTACAACTAATTCATACAGTTGTAAGTAAGGAAATAGAAcatgcatttaatttttctaatttttggaactcattgaaataaatgttttcctgTGTTCTATCGGGATCTTTATGAATCTGTCAagattaaaagtgacagctaacTAAACACATAGACGATGAGATCTCTTTAAGTCTTTTTTATCATAACAGTGTTTCATTAAATATTACCAACAAATTTCATCGCAAATTTAAACCAATGTTGTGACATGTTCCCCTATgctgattattaaaaaaaaacacaatttgacagctgtttAGTTTTAGGTTTATTAAAGTAAgaacatagaaaatattttcgcCTGCATATACaactacaatttaaattaaatgtgtaatgttttgattgcaaaagttaaaaaatgttttaatatttcttgatttctgttaaaaaatgttacttcCTTAGTTCAGGTTTGGATTTTTCTGATGTCTTCGCTTatactttaaaatgatttgaataAGATAATGGCGGGAGttgaacattttaaacctttccTTTTGCCATCAAGTAAATTGTTAATTGCCTATTATAAAGAAACTAGCATCCAAAcacgtctaaaaagtgacagttcgtttaaataaacaagccaaatacgcttaaacggacctattaattgaaaTTCCAAATTGTTCAATTACCACTCCatttaatgcttttaaaaaatgtacaaatgtCATATGGATTAAACAAATAGCTAAAAGTTAAAATGACCGTTCcgtgattttaattttagcaaatttttaagagatagcaatcatttaaaattaagtaaatcatcttttaagttCAGTTTATTGCTAAAAAcggctttaaaattttactaattctTCTAAAATGCTGCGCCAATaacgttttcttttaaaagttcCTCGTTTTCTTGTTATCTTTCTATTttctcttgagttttttttataaaattgacaggaaaattatatgcaaaaagattttcatttttaaatgcattattcattgttgaatgaaatttttgtttttctcaggTTTTTCCTTACTCAGAAGCTTACAAATTTAAGTTTGCTATGTAAATTAGAGCATTGAAAAGACAAAGTATTCCTTTTTTCgataaacatttttcgaaccaAGAACAACATGTTGACAGCAAAtgccaaaaaatgattttagtaaaaattaaactatgcatgattaattaatgaaaatataattaactaCTACTTGTCATTTACTGTAAAATTATGAACATAATGGCTTTTTGTCATCACAAATATTAACTAGAAAATAATaacgtaaataaaataatcaccTTTTAGCCAGATAAAATAATAAGACACCAAAATGAGTCGACTAAAAAGTGTCGACTGCAAACACCTTATTGGTTTTTTGgacatcttttttaattttaacaaataaaacttataaaactaATAAGATACTACTATTTTTGTCTTAACTGAgcaatacattttaaagaatACTTTTTACAGGGCACTAAAGAAGACATTATAATTAATATCGTTCATGCATTAGATGTGAACCACTCCTAGCATTCAATTTTATCGATTTCTTTTCACCTTATCGATTTTTTACTCATCTCTAGAATGACAGCAACGTAAATGACAAATGTGTCAAAGGTAGTAGAAGCAAAATAAACAATCCAAAAATGACAGATCAAGAATTTCATGTTGTTACTAGAAAGAAATGGTTAGCtcgaaaaagtttaaataaaaagcaaccagtttacaaaaatatttccgaTAATGTTTTTCCTGAAGTTGATGTTCCTAAATTCCTcacgtatttatttaaattcataccAAACTCCAGAATGtgttaaaatattgcattcaatTTCAGACGATTGCAGCGCGTTCGTGATAAAATGGAATCCAGTGACTATTTCCAGCTGAGTCTGTCTATTCTTAACGATAGTCTTcaagaaaacaacattaaaatcgCTAAACTAGTCTGTTTTGGCATTGGCCCCTTTACAAGAAGTATTCAAGCCCTACATCAGTTCGGATTCATTTTGGAATTACAAAAGAACTTGCAAATCAACGATGCTCTCTACTTTGATCCAGTATTTCGAGAATCTGAGAAAGAAGTTCTCAAGACATTAGAATGTTCTCTTATGAAGGAGAATTGTGAAGCGAAGTTCGCCTCAGATGTTGTTACTTTGTTTTATCTGCCTCATTGTCCAAATTCACTAACAAACAATCTTCTCTGGAAGAATTGGTCGCCCGACTTGTTGAGCCAAGTTGTTCTTATCAATAATAGTTTTGAGAGTTTGACAAGTAGTGCTTCGGATGCAGTGCTTCGTAAGGATTCTTGTTATATTCTTGATGTGCAACCGTTGGTAAAAGAATTTCCTCTGGACGATTGCTATGAAATTCACAATATCTTCAACGATCTTTCAGTTCATGTTTTCCCAATAAGTAACTTGCCAGAAAAAAGTTCACAATTTTGGACAAAGAAAGATGCTCCAAAGTATGAGGAAGGAGAAATGGTGACGACGGATGAGTTCAATAAATTATCTATAAATTGAGTaccttttatataaataaaacaaaataggattattctttttaaagacaaaaaatgagtattttttaaagatcacaAAGATATTGCTTCTTATTGGAAC
It encodes:
- the LOC129939815 gene encoding SRR1-like protein — its product is MTDQEFHVVTRKKWLARKSLNKKQPVYKNISDNVFPEVDVPKFLTRLQRVRDKMESSDYFQLSLSILNDSLQENNIKIAKLVCFGIGPFTRSIQALHQFGFILELQKNLQINDALYFDPVFRESEKEVLKTLECSLMKENCEAKFASDVVTLFYLPHCPNSLTNNLLWKNWSPDLLSQVVLINNSFESLTSSASDAVLRKDSCYILDVQPLVKEFPLDDCYEIHNIFNDLSVHVFPISNLPEKSSQFWTKKDAPKYEEGEMVTTDEFNKLSIN